The following coding sequences lie in one Candidatus Eremiobacterota bacterium genomic window:
- the rocD gene encoding ornithine--oxo-acid transaminase, whose translation MHERNRASSGGDASVIASDKTLETPIAGSQGKFLNSHGVQLLSDRAREFIAEEERYGARNYAPLDLVVERAEGAWLWDVNGKRYLDCVSAYSALNVGHCHPRVQAALVEQSKRVTLTSRALRNDRMPRFLEKLTRVCGYEKAVPMNTGVEAVETAIKLARRWGYATKQLPPDSAQIVVFENNFHGRTIAAVSASTTTEYRTNFGPFLPGFVAVPFGDVAALERAIGPTTCAVLIEPIQGEGGVNVPPDGYLRRVRDLCSERNVLFVADEVQTGFGRTGDMFGCDHERVKPDILIVGKALGGGYYPVSATLADDEIMRLFGPGDHGSTFGGNPLASAVAEAALDTIVTEELPARARRAGAMIVSELRRLRSELIAEIRGRGLLIGIALTTPAADELSAALLERGIAAKDTRPDVLRIAPPLIVDDDAVAYLLERVAEALDVVGNRP comes from the coding sequence ATGCACGAACGCAATCGTGCGTCCTCCGGCGGCGACGCCAGCGTGATCGCGAGCGATAAGACGCTCGAGACGCCCATAGCAGGTAGCCAAGGAAAATTCCTTAACAGCCATGGGGTGCAACTCCTTTCGGATCGCGCGCGAGAGTTCATCGCCGAGGAAGAGCGCTACGGCGCTCGGAACTACGCGCCCCTCGACCTCGTCGTCGAGCGAGCCGAGGGGGCGTGGCTCTGGGATGTCAACGGAAAGCGGTATCTCGACTGCGTAAGCGCCTATTCGGCGCTGAACGTCGGCCATTGCCATCCGCGCGTCCAGGCGGCTCTCGTCGAGCAGTCCAAGCGTGTAACGCTCACGTCGCGCGCCCTGCGCAACGACCGTATGCCGCGCTTTCTGGAAAAACTCACACGAGTTTGCGGTTATGAAAAAGCCGTTCCGATGAACACCGGCGTCGAAGCGGTCGAGACCGCGATCAAGCTGGCGAGACGTTGGGGATACGCAACGAAACAACTGCCGCCCGACAGCGCGCAGATCGTCGTATTCGAGAACAACTTTCACGGTCGCACGATCGCGGCGGTCAGTGCGAGCACGACGACGGAATACCGGACGAACTTCGGTCCGTTTCTGCCGGGCTTTGTCGCGGTTCCATTCGGCGACGTTGCGGCGCTCGAGCGCGCAATCGGGCCGACCACATGCGCCGTTCTGATCGAGCCGATCCAGGGTGAAGGCGGCGTCAACGTTCCACCCGACGGCTACCTTCGCCGCGTGCGCGATCTCTGCAGCGAACGCAATGTGTTGTTTGTCGCCGATGAAGTGCAGACCGGATTCGGGCGCACCGGCGACATGTTCGGTTGCGATCACGAGCGTGTCAAGCCGGACATCCTGATTGTGGGAAAGGCGCTCGGCGGCGGCTACTATCCGGTCTCCGCAACGCTCGCCGACGACGAGATTATGCGGCTTTTCGGTCCGGGCGATCACGGCAGTACCTTCGGCGGAAATCCGTTGGCATCGGCCGTAGCCGAGGCGGCCCTCGATACGATCGTCACCGAGGAACTTCCAGCCCGCGCCCGTCGCGCCGGCGCAATGATCGTCAGCGAACTGCGAAGGCTCCGCTCCGAGCTCATCGCTGAGATCCGCGGTCGCGGCTTGTTGATCGGTATCGCGCTCACGACCCCCGCGGCCGACGAACTCTCTGCGGCGTTGCTGGAACGGGGGATCGCAGCCAAAGATACCCGCCCAGACGTGCTGCGCATCGCGCCTCCGCTCATCGTCGATGACGATGCCGTGGCTTACTTGCTGGAGCGCGTTGCCGAAGCGCTGGACGTGGTCGGCAATCGCCCTTGA
- the rplT gene encoding 50S ribosomal protein L20, with the protein MARIKRGVGGLKHRRKVMKLVKGFRAARRRNYRVANEALLKSLAYAFRDRRVRKRDFRSLWISRINAAARREGLSYSLFMHGLKKSGVALNRKALADLAVSDRKAFGELLNLAKAASQK; encoded by the coding sequence ATGGCACGGATCAAACGGGGTGTCGGAGGCCTCAAACACCGGCGCAAGGTGATGAAGCTCGTCAAGGGCTTCCGCGCCGCACGCCGGCGCAACTATCGCGTCGCGAACGAAGCGCTGCTCAAGTCGTTAGCCTACGCCTTCCGCGACCGCCGCGTTCGCAAGCGGGATTTTCGCTCGCTCTGGATCAGCCGCATCAACGCCGCGGCGCGGCGGGAGGGTCTCTCCTACTCGCTCTTCATGCACGGCTTGAAGAAATCGGGCGTCGCGCTCAACCGCAAGGCCCTGGCGGATCTCGCGGTTTCGGACCGCAAGGCCTTCGGAGAACTGCTGAACTTGGCAAAGGCGGCTTCACAGAAGTAG
- a CDS encoding NUDIX hydrolase, which yields MDELPRVQASSRHFEGRVFNVRTDELRYGDGAVHRVDVVEHGTSLAIIATPAPNQLVLVRQYRHPAAAILWEIPAGTSEPGETLSEAAARELREETGYAAGRLSRVGSAWTTPGFCSEIMHFFHADELVAGEPAFDDDERIEVGIFSYQAAWRLVAEQVADAKTVLALYWLQAGEDKFGGEFGR from the coding sequence ATGGACGAATTACCTCGCGTTCAAGCATCGAGCCGGCATTTCGAAGGGCGCGTTTTTAACGTGCGTACCGACGAGCTTCGCTACGGGGACGGCGCCGTCCATCGAGTCGACGTGGTCGAGCACGGCACCTCGCTCGCCATTATCGCGACCCCAGCCCCCAACCAACTGGTGCTCGTTCGACAGTACCGTCATCCCGCCGCGGCAATTCTCTGGGAGATTCCGGCCGGAACGTCAGAGCCCGGCGAGACCCTCTCCGAGGCGGCGGCCCGCGAGCTTCGCGAGGAAACGGGCTATGCCGCTGGGCGCCTTTCGCGGGTCGGTTCGGCGTGGACCACGCCCGGCTTTTGCTCGGAGATCATGCACTTTTTCCACGCCGACGAACTGGTCGCGGGCGAGCCGGCGTTTGACGATGACGAGCGAATAGAAGTTGGTATCTTCTCCTATCAGGCGGCATGGCGGTTGGTCGCTGAGCAAGTCGCGGATGCGAAGACCGTCCTAGCCCTGTATTGGCTACAGGCCGGGGAAGATAAATTCGGAGGCGAGTTTGGTCGATAG
- a CDS encoding glycosyltransferase family 39 protein has translation MATLIVHLLANAHYGFFRDELYFVICGFRPAWGYVDQPPLVPLLAAGSQIFGHSLFLLRAVPALFAAASVYTTCLLVVEMGGGSFAEFFAALVAALTPVLMHFGTTITTDIVGLWLWPLAALYVLRIARGADPRWWLAVGAIVGIALESKYSVAFFAAALVGALLAVPQRRVMATPWFFGAVLLAAAIALPNFAWQAAHGYPMWTLLRDADEYKNVQLSPLQYVATQFLIAHPLLAPISFVGLVSLLRRSDSRFLGLAYLVLIGEMVVLHGKLYYPGAVYPILIAAGAVTIEAWTDGAVVWRPALAGYALGAGMLLVPLLMPILPERTMSAYDRVARSMLAREVDLARTDGSHIGNLPPDWADMHGWHELAGVVARIYYSLPAAQRAQAAILASNYGEASAIDFFGRENGLPPVLSGHNQYWVWGTRGYTGNVLIDVHGDCERDAHLFRVHRIVAHFSNPWGRPMEDGFPISICEGITTPLAAVWPKLRAYNE, from the coding sequence TTGGCGACCCTGATCGTCCATTTGCTCGCCAACGCGCACTACGGCTTTTTCCGCGACGAGCTTTACTTTGTGATCTGTGGCTTTCGCCCGGCGTGGGGATACGTCGACCAGCCGCCCTTGGTGCCGCTTTTGGCCGCCGGCTCTCAAATCTTTGGTCACTCACTCTTTTTACTACGCGCCGTCCCCGCGCTCTTTGCCGCAGCGTCCGTCTACACCACGTGCCTACTGGTCGTCGAAATGGGCGGCGGCTCTTTTGCCGAGTTCTTTGCCGCGCTGGTCGCAGCCCTCACGCCGGTTTTGATGCACTTTGGCACGACCATCACCACCGACATCGTTGGCCTTTGGCTTTGGCCGCTGGCCGCGCTGTACGTGCTGCGCATCGCACGAGGAGCCGATCCGCGCTGGTGGCTGGCCGTCGGCGCCATTGTCGGCATCGCGCTCGAGAGTAAGTATAGCGTCGCATTCTTTGCCGCCGCCCTCGTGGGCGCGTTACTCGCCGTCCCGCAACGGCGGGTCATGGCAACGCCCTGGTTCTTCGGTGCCGTCCTCTTGGCGGCGGCGATCGCCTTGCCAAACTTTGCCTGGCAAGCGGCGCACGGATATCCGATGTGGACGCTGCTGCGAGACGCCGATGAATACAAAAACGTTCAGCTATCGCCCCTTCAGTACGTTGCAACCCAATTCTTGATCGCGCATCCGTTGCTGGCGCCCATCTCGTTCGTGGGCCTCGTCAGCCTCCTGCGCCGTAGCGATTCACGCTTTCTCGGCCTTGCGTATTTGGTGTTGATCGGGGAGATGGTTGTACTGCACGGCAAACTCTATTATCCCGGTGCCGTCTATCCGATTCTCATCGCGGCCGGCGCGGTGACGATCGAAGCCTGGACGGACGGCGCCGTTGTATGGCGACCCGCGCTCGCCGGATATGCGCTGGGCGCCGGAATGCTGCTCGTTCCGCTCTTGATGCCGATCCTGCCCGAGCGCACGATGTCGGCCTACGATCGCGTCGCCCGAAGCATGCTGGCTCGAGAAGTCGACCTCGCGCGCACCGATGGCTCTCACATCGGAAACTTACCGCCAGATTGGGCCGACATGCACGGCTGGCACGAACTTGCCGGCGTGGTCGCGCGGATTTATTATTCCTTGCCCGCCGCGCAACGGGCCCAAGCCGCGATCCTCGCCAGCAACTACGGCGAAGCCTCGGCGATCGATTTCTTCGGTCGCGAAAACGGCCTTCCGCCGGTGCTTTCAGGACATAATCAATACTGGGTCTGGGGTACTCGCGGATATACCGGCAACGTGCTCATCGACGTTCACGGCGATTGCGAACGGGACGCGCACCTCTTTCGCGTGCATCGGATCGTCGCGCACTTCTCCAACCCGTGGGGACGTCCGATGGAGGACGGTTTTCCGATATCGATCTGCGAGGGGATCACAACGCCGCTCGCGGCGGTGTGGCCGAAACTGCGCGCCTACAACGAGTGA
- a CDS encoding translation initiation factor IF-3 → MAKLQRVNDQIRIRAVRVIDENGNQLGILQTEDALARARSAGLDLIEVSPNAQPPVCKIADFGRLKYEQSKKDKDARKKQRHFELKEVKLRPKIETHDYETKARMAERLLLDGSKIKVTIMFRGREITYTSFGRRLLDRMAEDLAPLATVEREARLEGKNMFMILAPRTVPTGPPKFSVPHKEPVSA, encoded by the coding sequence ATAGCGAAACTCCAGCGCGTCAACGATCAGATCCGCATTCGTGCGGTTCGGGTGATCGACGAAAACGGAAACCAACTCGGGATTCTGCAAACCGAAGACGCGCTCGCGCGCGCACGATCTGCCGGGCTCGACTTGATCGAGGTCTCGCCGAACGCCCAACCACCGGTCTGCAAGATTGCCGACTTCGGACGACTCAAGTACGAGCAATCGAAGAAAGATAAAGATGCTCGTAAGAAGCAGCGGCACTTCGAGCTCAAGGAGGTCAAGCTTCGACCGAAGATCGAGACGCACGACTACGAAACGAAGGCGCGCATGGCCGAGCGTCTGCTGCTCGACGGAAGCAAGATCAAGGTCACGATCATGTTCCGCGGCAGGGAGATCACCTACACATCGTTCGGGCGCCGGCTGCTCGATCGCATGGCCGAGGATCTCGCGCCGCTCGCGACCGTGGAACGCGAAGCACGGCTGGAAGGAAAGAATATGTTCATGATCCTGGCACCGCGAACGGTGCCGACCGGTCCGCCGAAGTTTTCAGTACCTCATAAGGAGCCAGTCAGTGCCTAA
- a CDS encoding RNA methyltransferase: MAAPLGRHAQRLRAAAALRSVKGRREQRRFRFEGATLLGEAAAAGFPILELYATQAAYESTPLLRRLEDDGTPLFIADEGALAAISDVTTPTGIVAVGPIRLTPPGALFTLGTPILMLADLNDPANAGTLLRAADAFGAPGILFGSHGVDPYHPKVVRGSMGALFRLAVSVADATEARHGASLAKVRMVGLAAGGPDLREETWQGPVALVVGNERRGLGEWGDLCERVLAIAMPGRAESLSAAVAGSIALYEASRNSVRT, from the coding sequence GTGGCCGCGCCACTAGGGCGCCACGCGCAGCGCCTGCGGGCCGCCGCGGCGTTGCGCTCGGTCAAAGGGCGCCGCGAGCAGAGGCGCTTTCGCTTTGAGGGCGCGACCTTGCTCGGCGAAGCCGCCGCCGCGGGATTTCCCATTCTCGAGCTCTACGCGACGCAGGCCGCCTACGAGTCGACCCCGCTGCTGCGCCGTCTCGAAGACGACGGGACGCCACTCTTCATCGCCGACGAGGGCGCCCTCGCGGCCATATCGGACGTCACAACGCCGACCGGCATCGTGGCCGTGGGACCGATTCGGTTAACCCCCCCGGGCGCGCTCTTCACGCTTGGTACGCCGATTTTGATGCTCGCCGACCTGAACGACCCCGCAAATGCCGGCACGTTGCTTCGCGCCGCCGACGCCTTCGGCGCCCCGGGGATCCTCTTCGGATCGCATGGCGTTGACCCGTACCACCCAAAGGTGGTGCGAGGCTCGATGGGGGCGCTCTTCCGGCTGGCCGTGAGCGTCGCCGACGCCACCGAGGCGCGGCACGGCGCGAGCCTTGCAAAGGTGCGGATGGTCGGCTTGGCCGCCGGCGGACCCGACCTGAGGGAAGAGACCTGGCAGGGGCCGGTCGCTCTCGTTGTCGGCAACGAACGGCGCGGTTTGGGTGAGTGGGGAGACCTATGCGAACGAGTGCTCGCCATCGCGATGCCCGGGCGCGCGGAGAGCCTGAGCGCCGCCGTCGCCGGCTCGATTGCGCTCTACGAAGCGAGTCGAAATTCGGTGCGTACGTAA
- a CDS encoding YqzL family protein, giving the protein MATSNLFWRLFAQTGSIDAYLAYRRLHGVPTPS; this is encoded by the coding sequence ATGGCAACATCCAATCTCTTCTGGAGGCTTTTTGCCCAAACGGGTTCGATCGACGCTTATCTAGCCTATCGAAGGCTGCACGGGGTTCCAACGCCGAGCTAA
- a CDS encoding alpha/beta fold hydrolase, which produces MHPGLRERSAVLLHGMSASPMQFERVARDLHRQGYNVIAPRLPHHGHANPLSNALERLHADELYSAVDSYVAAARELGERVTVAGFSLGGLLTAWAAQHYDVERAVPIAPFFGVSWIPNRLMGPVAERLLRVPNRFHWWNPILRDRQFLATNGYPRYATHAIAHSYRMAQSLLERARMASPAARHVTIVANATEVAVNNYAIRRLYENWRLRRPDAVELAVLTGLPLSHDIVSPLRRWRLADRVYPHLLRAIDPELAHSL; this is translated from the coding sequence GTGCATCCGGGGTTGCGCGAGCGTTCGGCCGTTCTACTGCACGGAATGAGCGCGTCGCCGATGCAGTTCGAACGCGTCGCTCGAGACCTTCACCGCCAGGGTTACAACGTGATCGCGCCCCGCCTGCCGCATCACGGTCATGCCAATCCACTTTCGAACGCCCTCGAGCGTTTGCATGCCGACGAGCTCTACTCGGCCGTCGACTCGTACGTCGCCGCGGCTCGCGAGCTCGGCGAGCGCGTGACGGTCGCCGGCTTCTCTCTGGGCGGTTTGCTCACCGCCTGGGCGGCGCAACACTATGACGTCGAGCGCGCGGTCCCAATCGCACCGTTCTTTGGCGTCTCGTGGATTCCAAATCGTTTGATGGGTCCGGTCGCGGAGCGCTTACTGCGCGTTCCGAATCGATTTCATTGGTGGAATCCAATTTTGCGGGATCGGCAGTTTCTCGCGACCAACGGATACCCGCGCTACGCTACCCACGCAATCGCGCATTCGTATCGCATGGCGCAATCGTTGCTCGAACGAGCGCGCATGGCGAGTCCGGCAGCACGGCACGTGACGATCGTCGCCAACGCCACCGAGGTCGCCGTCAATAACTATGCGATTCGTCGGCTTTACGAAAACTGGAGGCTGCGGCGCCCCGATGCGGTCGAACTCGCGGTGCTCACGGGTTTGCCCCTGTCGCACGACATCGTTTCACCGCTGCGCCGTTGGCGGCTTGCCGACCGAGTCTATCCGCATCTGTTGCGTGCGATCGACCCCGAGTTAGCTCACTCGTTGTAG
- a CDS encoding DNA-3-methyladenine glycosylase I — protein sequence MDDQGRQRRRRRDGVGSQRCSWAKTPLLIAYHDEEWGVPLHGDSHLLELLVLEGAQAGLSWETVLRKRARYRELFAGFDPPVVACMTRARVERMLEDPGIVRNRSKVESAVENARALLRVREECGSFDAYVWGFVGGVPIDGARRRPQDIPTQSAESLALSADLRRRGFRFVGPTICYAFMQACGMVNDHLVSCAWHEQASQHA from the coding sequence ATGGACGATCAGGGTCGCCAACGCCGCCGACGCCGCGATGGCGTGGGCTCGCAGCGCTGTTCGTGGGCGAAAACGCCGTTGCTGATCGCATACCATGACGAGGAGTGGGGTGTGCCGCTTCACGGCGATTCTCACCTCTTGGAGCTGCTTGTACTTGAAGGCGCCCAAGCAGGCCTCTCTTGGGAAACGGTGTTACGCAAGCGCGCGCGCTATCGCGAGCTCTTCGCCGGTTTCGACCCGCCCGTCGTCGCGTGCATGACGCGCGCCCGGGTCGAACGGATGCTCGAGGATCCCGGCATCGTACGAAACCGTTCCAAAGTTGAGTCCGCAGTAGAGAACGCGCGAGCCCTCCTGCGCGTGCGCGAAGAGTGCGGAAGCTTCGACGCCTACGTATGGGGGTTCGTCGGGGGCGTCCCGATCGACGGGGCACGGCGGCGCCCGCAGGACATCCCGACGCAGAGCGCCGAGTCGCTCGCACTGAGTGCCGATCTGCGCCGGCGCGGATTCCGTTTCGTTGGTCCGACGATTTGCTATGCGTTCATGCAAGCGTGCGGGATGGTCAACGACCATCTCGTGAGCTGCGCGTGGCACGAACAGGCCTCGCAGCATGCCTAG
- the rpmI gene encoding 50S ribosomal protein L35 gives MPKIRTHRGTAKRVKVTATGKVMHRHQFDGCGHILSKKSRKRKRNFRKDQPTFKGDLKRLAPTIPYLV, from the coding sequence GTGCCTAAGATTCGAACGCATCGAGGAACCGCCAAGCGCGTGAAGGTTACCGCCACGGGAAAAGTGATGCACCGTCACCAGTTCGACGGCTGCGGTCACATTCTCAGCAAGAAGTCGCGCAAGCGCAAGCGCAACTTTCGCAAGGACCAGCCCACGTTTAAGGGCGACCTAAAGCGGCTCGCGCCCACGATCCCCTACTTGGTGTAA
- a CDS encoding beta-lactamase family protein encodes MRRAAALFATALIVAILALGEPPARAQNVVAVTPSISDRIDRIAIDEIHGGRTPGIAIGIVEDGRVAYARGFGFANIWPHAPMTAETEFYAGDLTMQFTAAAVLLLAQQGKLKLDDTVTKYVPEFRLGNDVTIAQLLTQTSGLPSYAGVTGVSTDPTKTVKLADLLAAVDKLKPSAPPGTTYSNNPLNYMLAGLIVERASGVTLSDYLEQNIFIQLVMDHSFLAGDNGIAASRATGYTRTPQGFAAAPAWDPAWLDGSLGLVSTIDDLAKWDIEMPVLLRVDALRTMFTPAANVGPTQYGMGWVIDRRGGKEYVWTDGQISGYRALNAVLPEQHVGVIVFSNADSSRGGVTVPEEVAARVLDILVPATTAHLDNAVVTRAKEWLGRLAARRIDRAELTPSFSAILTDDLVARENFASLGRLQTIVPLSSTTETNGDTLYEFLVRYPRAQYHYDFEVTPSGKIDGITLVG; translated from the coding sequence ATGAGGCGTGCGGCCGCTCTCTTTGCGACGGCTCTAATCGTCGCCATTTTGGCACTTGGTGAGCCGCCGGCACGAGCGCAAAACGTCGTGGCGGTCACCCCGTCAATTTCCGACCGCATCGACCGCATCGCGATCGACGAGATCCATGGCGGCCGCACGCCCGGTATCGCCATTGGAATCGTTGAGGATGGCCGCGTCGCTTACGCCCGCGGATTTGGCTTTGCCAATATCTGGCCGCACGCGCCGATGACGGCCGAAACCGAGTTTTATGCCGGCGACCTAACGATGCAGTTCACTGCCGCGGCGGTCTTGCTGCTCGCGCAGCAGGGCAAGCTGAAGCTCGATGATACGGTGACCAAATACGTTCCCGAGTTTCGCCTCGGCAATGACGTCACGATCGCGCAACTGCTCACGCAGACGTCCGGACTGCCCAGCTATGCGGGAGTTACCGGCGTTTCGACCGATCCCACGAAAACGGTCAAGCTTGCCGATCTCTTAGCCGCGGTCGACAAGCTCAAGCCGTCGGCGCCTCCCGGCACAACCTACTCCAATAATCCCCTGAACTATATGCTCGCGGGACTTATCGTCGAACGGGCGAGCGGCGTAACGCTCTCCGACTATCTCGAGCAAAACATCTTCATTCAGTTGGTCATGGATCATTCGTTTCTCGCCGGTGATAACGGCATCGCGGCGTCACGGGCGACGGGTTACACGCGAACGCCGCAAGGTTTTGCCGCGGCGCCGGCGTGGGATCCCGCATGGTTGGATGGCAGCTTGGGACTGGTTTCGACCATCGACGATCTTGCAAAATGGGACATCGAAATGCCCGTGTTGCTCCGGGTCGACGCGTTGCGGACGATGTTCACACCGGCGGCAAACGTTGGTCCCACGCAATACGGAATGGGGTGGGTGATCGACCGGCGCGGCGGTAAAGAGTATGTCTGGACGGATGGGCAAATCTCAGGCTATCGGGCGCTCAACGCCGTGCTACCCGAACAACACGTTGGCGTCATCGTTTTTTCGAACGCCGACTCGAGCCGTGGCGGCGTAACGGTTCCTGAAGAAGTCGCCGCGCGCGTTCTCGATATTCTCGTGCCGGCAACGACGGCGCACCTCGACAACGCCGTCGTAACTCGCGCGAAAGAATGGCTTGGACGCTTAGCCGCACGGCGAATCGATCGCGCGGAATTAACGCCGTCGTTCAGCGCGATCCTCACCGACGACCTCGTCGCGCGCGAGAACTTCGCGTCGTTGGGACGTCTCCAAACCATCGTGCCGTTATCCAGCACGACCGAAACGAACGGCGATACCTTGTATGAATTTTTGGTGCGCTATCCGCGCGCGCAATATCACTACGACTTCGAGGTCACGCCGAGCGGAAAGATCGACGGTATTACCTTGGTTGGCTAG
- the pheS gene encoding phenylalanine--tRNA ligase subunit alpha, whose translation MNELAQDLRDLRQRFDDATQSAVDEQALERIRVAYLGRNGEVTKVRRTIGALPPAERPAAGKTINDAVEAMEAHLDLVAARLQSLGFESELAASIDVTYPAIPATLGSIHPVRRIIADSCAYFARHGFAIVIGPEAEPDYYNFDALNIPSDHPARENFDSFWIGDRLLLRPHTSPMQIRTMQQHRPPIAIVAPGKCFRRDSVDARHLFQFHQVEGLLVAEAINFGHLKGMLTGLCAELFGEGQQVRFRPSYFPFTEPSAEVDTTCPKCKGSGACTMCGESGWIELGGAGMVHPSVLRQVEYDPDRYSGWAFGFGVERLALARYEIDDIRRLIDSDLDFLTQLG comes from the coding sequence ATGAACGAACTCGCGCAGGATTTACGCGATCTCCGGCAGCGTTTCGATGACGCCACCCAGTCCGCTGTCGACGAACAAGCGCTCGAACGCATTCGAGTCGCTTACCTTGGGAGAAACGGCGAGGTCACCAAAGTACGGCGCACCATCGGCGCGCTGCCGCCCGCCGAACGTCCAGCCGCCGGGAAAACGATCAACGACGCGGTCGAGGCGATGGAGGCGCATCTCGACCTCGTTGCCGCGAGGCTGCAGTCGCTCGGTTTCGAATCCGAGCTTGCGGCGTCAATCGACGTTACGTATCCGGCGATACCCGCAACCTTGGGCTCAATTCATCCCGTACGACGGATTATCGCCGACAGTTGTGCGTATTTCGCGCGCCACGGCTTTGCGATCGTCATTGGCCCCGAAGCGGAGCCGGATTACTACAACTTCGATGCACTCAACATTCCAAGCGACCATCCCGCGCGCGAGAACTTCGATTCCTTTTGGATCGGCGACCGGCTGCTGCTTCGCCCTCATACCTCGCCGATGCAAATACGTACGATGCAGCAACACCGTCCGCCGATTGCGATCGTAGCGCCGGGTAAGTGTTTTCGCCGCGACTCGGTCGATGCGCGTCACCTCTTTCAGTTTCATCAAGTCGAAGGGCTGCTCGTGGCCGAAGCGATCAACTTCGGTCATCTCAAAGGAATGCTCACCGGACTCTGCGCGGAACTCTTTGGCGAAGGCCAACAGGTCCGCTTCCGCCCATCGTATTTTCCGTTCACCGAGCCGAGCGCGGAAGTCGACACGACCTGCCCGAAATGCAAGGGCAGCGGAGCGTGTACGATGTGCGGGGAGTCAGGATGGATCGAACTCGGAGGCGCCGGCATGGTTCACCCTAGCGTGTTGCGCCAAGTCGAGTACGATCCCGATCGTTATTCAGGCTGGGCCTTTGGTTTCGGCGTGGAACGGCTCGCGCTCGCGCGGTACGAAATCGACGACATCCGCCGGTTGATCGATAGCGATCTGGACTTTCTCACGCAGCTCGGCTGA